The Acidovorax sp. RAC01 genomic sequence GGCAACCCGGACTGTTTGTTGCGATGAGCTTTCCTGCGGTTTTCGGCATTGGTCTGGTGCGGCACGTCCCGCAGGTTTCTCCAGCGGTTGTTCCCGGGCACGCCATCCATGTGATCCACATCACCAAGCGGCCACGCCCCCGTCTGCATCAACCATGCGAGACGGTGCGCGTAGTAAAGCGTGCCATCGACTTGGATACGAAGGTGCCCAGTCAAATCCGGTGAACCAGTCTCTGTGCCGGCCTTGATGCGCCCCCAGCGGCCTGCATTCACTTTCCAGGTGAAGATGCCGGTTTCTGGGTCGTAGTTGAGCA encodes the following:
- a CDS encoding HNH endonuclease signature motif containing protein — its product is MATANLTAQRLRELLNYDPETGIFTWKVNAGRWGRIKAGTETGSPDLTGHLRIQVDGTLYYAHRLAWLMQTGAWPLGDVDHMDGVPGNNRWRNLRDVPHQTNAENRRKAHRNKQSGLPMGVSIDKRDGGIRADITVNGRARSLGRFDDPEQAHAART